A segment of the Triticum urartu cultivar G1812 chromosome 1, Tu2.1, whole genome shotgun sequence genome:
TGTCCGTCGAACCATCGGGTATCCTGGTGATTCCGCGTGGAACCCCAACGTCAGTCGGACGTGGCAGACATGCCCGAGCACACCCAGGCGCCCCATATCTGATttatatttgggctggatatgaaCCTCGTTTGAGGCGTCTGTCTGGATCAAATTTTTATGACCGGACGGACCGCCCGGACATTTAAGGCCGGTTTGTGGCGCCCGGCTGTAGATGCCGTTAGACTTCTTTCCTTTTCCGGCGTAAGCATGTTTCCTTTTGTGCTTGTGTGTGTTAGGTGGTCCCTGTGCTCGTTTGGTGCTGGTTCTTGCTGTAGACGTTCGGTGCTAGTGGGCCGGAGTCAGTGTTGCCACCCCACTGCTGAGTGTGGGTGGTTGTAGTCTAGTGTACGTACGTACTTGTCTCCGTTGTTTTCAGCCTCTGTTGTTTCTCATGCACAGTGGTGTTCCCATTATGCTTGACTGTTGCCTTTCTGTAAAGCTGGGCAGAGATGCCGTTCCTGCTTCCTCCAAAATGGAGCGTCGAAGCTGAGACGAGATAAAtaaaggccctgtttggttcagctTTTATCGTCGGATTCCGCTGCCGCGCAGCAGAATCTGAACCAAAGGACGAATCCAGCAGAATCCGATTCCAGAAATTCGCTGCCAAAATCTGAATCAAAAACGGAAGCAACTCAGGACGTGTTTTCCAAAATCTGATTCCGCTGCGGATCAAAATCTAAAAAAATTGTATCAGCTGGTTTGCCAAATGACCTACATCTTTTTTAAATCAGATTTTTCACAACTGTTTTTTCATAACAGATTTTTCACAGCTGCTTTTAGAAATCCACAGCCGAACCAAATAGGGCCAAAGAGTACCCATTCCCCGCCTTGACCGATAATTTGTACGCTTTCTGTAAGAAGCCCGGCCGTTTCCATAAGCGTGAGAGCATCTATTCCACTCTTAGGTGGTGATGGTACGGCGGCGTCGAGGTGGCCGGTTAAGCGAGCATCTGTCTAGCTCAAGCCTCGTTCAAACTATTCCCCTGCTGCCTTGATTGGTTGATTGGCTGTCAGAATGGGATCGGACAAAGGACTGAAGATCATGGGTCCATATCATCCATCTCAAAGGATATATTCCCACTCTCTCCGTCGGCATCCTCTTATTTTTAGTTATCATCTATCACatccgccttcttcttcccctacACGCCTTACGTGCACCGCGTATATAATGGAAGCAAGTTAACGGAGGGAGCACCACCGGGCAACACACCACGTACGGCGCTTCACCGAGGACAAGCTTGGAAGAGGGATCGATCGACAATGGCGTCTGCTGCGctcccggcggcggcggcggcggcggtcgagCCCAAGAAGAAGAGCAACTTCAAGTACGCCTGCACCTGCGCCCTCTCCGCTTCCATGGCCACCGTCGTCCTCGGCTATGGTACGTGCCTCCCTACATTTCCGATATACGTATCAAAGGCAATCGCATCTTCTTCCTTTCGCCATGCATAAGCTCCGTACGTCTGTCCACTCCAGACGTCGGGGTGATGAGCGGGGCGTCGCTCTACATCAAGGAGGACCTGCGGCTGACGGACGTGCAGGTGGAGATCATGATGGGCATCCTCAGCGTCTACGCGCTCCTCGGCTCGTTCGCCGGGGCCAGGACGTCCGACTGGATCGGCCGCCGCTACACCGTCATCATCGCCGCCGCCATCTTCTTCGCCGGCTCCTTGGTCATGGGCTTCGCCGTCAACTACGTCATGTTCATGTTCGGCCGCTTCGTCTGCGGCATGGGCGTCGGCTTCGCCATCATGGTCGCGCCCGTCTACACCGCCGAGGTCGCCCCGGCCTCCACCCGCGGCCTCCTCACCTCCTTCACCGAGGTCTTCATCAACGTCGGCATCCTCCTCGGCTACGTCTCCAACTTCGCCTTCGCGCGCCTCCCGCACCACATCAACTGGCGCATCATGCTCGGCATCGGCGCCGTCCCCTCGGCCTTGCTCGCGCTCATGGTGCTCGGCATGCCGGAGTCGCCCCGGTGGCTCGTCATGAAGGGCCGCCTCGCCGACGCCAGGGTCGTGCTCGAGAAGACCTCCGACACGCCAGAGGAGGCCGTGGAGCGCCTTGACCAAATCAAGGCTGCCGCCGGCATCCCCCGCGACCTTGACGGCGACGTGGTCGCCGTGCCCAAGAGAAAAGGCGGTGACGAGAAGCAGGTGTGGAAGGAGCTCATCTTTTCGCCCACCCCGGTCATGCGCCGCATACTGCTCGCGGCGCTCGGCGTCCATTTCTTCCAGCAGGCGACTGGCTCCGACTCGGTCGTGCTCTACAGCCCACGCGTGTTCAAGAGCGCCGGCATCACCGGCGACAACCACCTGCTCGGCGTCACATGCGCCATGGGGGTCACCAAGACTCTCTTCATCCTTTTGGCCACCTTCCAAATCGACCGTGTCGGCCGGCGGCCGCTGCTGCTCACCAGCACCGCCGGCATGCTCGTCTGTCTCATCGGCCTCGGCACGGGCCTCACCGTCGTGGGCCAGCACCCGGACGAGAAGATCACGTGGGCAGTCGGCCTGTGCATCGCCTCCACCTTGGCCTACGTGTCCTTCTTCTCCATGGGCCTCGGCCCCATCACCAGCGTCTACGTCTCCGAGGTCTTCCCGCTGCGGGTGCGTGCGCTCGGCTTCGCGCTCGGCGTCGCCTGCAACCGCGTCACCAGCGCCGCCATCTCCATGACCTTCCTCTCCTTGTCCAAGGCCATCACCATCGGCGGCAGCTTCTTCCTCTACGCCGGCCTCGCCGCGCTCGGCTGGCTTTACTTCTACGCCTTCGTTCCCGAGACGCGCGGGCAGCCGCTTGAGGACATAGGGAAGCTTTTCGGCATGAAGGACGCCGCCGTCGAAGACGACGACACCGCCACCAAAGACAAGCAGGTGAAAGCAGCTGTGGAGATGAACTAGCTAACGTACGGCCGGAGAGTGGGTTTCCTCgtaacatgcatgcatgcatgcaagggatggatCACCATCCATTGGGGGTTCTTTTGAGTTTCCTGCTACTTCTTTCTTGGGTTTTTGATCAAATTCGTCCTGTTTTCGGGATGTTTcattgtgttttttatttttccacCAAAGTGTATCAGAATGTTTCGTCGCCTACTGACAAATAAGAGTGTGTCTTGTCTTACATTGAATTTACCGATACACAATGCTGCACGATGAAACATTTTGATACGTGTTGAAACAAAAGGAAAAGGCTAATGTAACACTCTTGAACAACACTACAACAAAATTTGCAAAACCCATAAAATATAGCAGTGAATCCCTCCGCGGGATATCCCGTGAATGGTAAGATTGATTTTCTCATGTTGTGCCATCGATATATATAACTGAAGAACATGGCAATATTGGTGTCACGTAATAAATGTCAAGAGAATTGTTTCAGGATTGGATCAATTGAATATACATATCATTAATATCTCATTAGCACTTGCATGATGGATGACCTTACTATTGACATATggcctagaggaaataataaagtatTTATGTATTTTTCATGTTTATGATTAATGTTTATATTTTCATGCTATAATTGCAATAGTTCTTGAATGTTAGATTCAGAGAAAATGTCAGTTGTATGTGTGGAAACATAAACACTAAGTAGCTCCCTAGTTTCGTCTCTAAGACTAGCTCATGTGTCGCATGGTAATCATGTTTTCTAGATCACAAGCTAAAAGTAACAAAGATGCCATAATGAAAGTACATTGTTAGTAGGACAATGTTGTTGGAAACAACCAACTAATGATACACTACGAGATCACATCGTCACTCTGTTACTAGTATAATCATATCAAGTGTTAGGATATACTCACGTCTTTAGACCATGAGAATGTCGTGTACCTTCATGTCGGCCACTTACTTTGGGGTTGTAAAACATTACCCGTAACTGGGTAATTATAATGCAACTTTCAGGTATACGGAAAAGCATGTCTAGGGACTCGATAGTTCAAGACTGagatttgctcctccgacgatggagagatatgCTCTGGTCCATCTCTATATTACGGTAACCATCATCATCTAGCCAGACAAAGCGTGATATAATCACGGGGATACCGGAATACGaaaacgagaaaagagaacaaaaccgTAACGAGGATAACTTGGTATTCTCATTGAGTTATTGCTTCACAAGGATACCAAAAAAGTCTTGCCTCGGGTTTTGTTATGTATCACGAAGCAAAAGTAATTGTGTACACAAACAAAAATTACCCTCAATAAATATATTCGTGTGTATGTCGGAATCAATATGGGTGTCCAGATCttgctattgattattgaccaaAAGGTGTTCCGGGTCATGTCTGCATATTACCGAACCTGCAGGGTCACACGCTTAAcggtcatcagtttgttgagtaCTAGGTGTTAAGAGTACGAGAGAAATGTAGCGGAAATGCTCCAGAAATATCAGATGTGTTTCAGAAGTGTTTTGGAGGAAACTGAAAGTGCTACAACAATACCACGAAAGTCACAAAGTACCTTCGAAGGCACTGGAAGGTCCAAAAAGGTCCCGATCCCCTCTTAGGTGGTGCAAGGGGTGGCATCCATTTGGGTTGAAAGGGCCACATAGGTCTGCGACACACACGCACCCTCCCTCGGAGGGCAAGCTAGGGTGTGGTGGCCAGGGTTTGAGGGGAGGGCTCCCCTTTGATGTGCGGCCCTAGGGGGAACGAGAAGAAATCCTTGTGTCACAGACGGCACTGGCGATTGAGAAGCGCATAGAGAAGCAATCCATAACCCTGCAACAATCGCCGCCGTACTCACCACCCACGCATACCGGGGACACAACTGCACATGAGAACAACAAAGACAAGTAATCCCGCCATCGCACAATATAAGGCATTTTTGCAAACTAAAAGAGTTTGCAAAAAAATCTTATAATATGGACGAAAGGAGTACGTACACTCCAGCCACCCATGCTCGGCAGTGGCAACACTCTAGCCCACCAAAACGAGTACGCGGACCACCTAACAAACTGAAGGAAACAACATTCTTCAAGCAGGAGCAGTaacacaaatggaaaagaagaTTTTAGCTGTGATCTATTGCAAAATCTTATCCACCTTTGATCAAGCCTATCTCCTCTTTACGCTTCTCTGGTTAAAGGGCCCTCCACTGCAAAAGAACAACAACAGATTCAAAAACAATATGTGTCACGCCTACGCCCGTGACGTGCACTGCACCAGCTACCACCTCAAAAACTCGCATCGACCCCAACCTGTGAGAAGGTTGCGAACCAAACTATGGTTGGATTTTTAAGAGGACAGTGACATCCCCAGCCCACCAGAGTTCAAGTCCTAGACTTGACATTGGTTCTCGCGTTTTCCTGAATTTTTTCCAAGCTTTCCGGCTATGTGTGTTTCAGCTGGAGGAGACGTTCCCATCGTACGTTCATAGAGATGAGTGTATATGAGCGGTTTCGattgtactgtgttaaaaaaacaTGTCACAAGGTCCATTTTTTAGGGGTAAACCATACTTTATTCAATGTTTGGAGTAAGGTTTACAAGAATTACAAACGGGTTGTGGGGAGATCCCATCCACAAGTGGCAACCCACATCTAAAGAAGAAGAAAActtactccctccttccatctatatagggcctaatgcgtttttcaagaccGTCTTTGATTATTGATAAAATTTATACTACATGCcatgcataatgtgaaaattatatcattgaaagctcctttcacatacgaatttgatgatgtgctttgtgtaagttgcatgtcatatattattgctttaacatttggtcaaagtttgcctcgaaaaacgcattaggccctatatagatggaaggagggagtagctagATTATGAGAATCAAAGTTCATACTATGTCCTTCAAAAATAAAAGCGCAGCTAGTAAAGTCTCTCACTCGAGCACAAATTTCCTTGATAATAGCATTGTGCCTTCCTTCCCATCAATTCTTTATATCTCCTACAACTCCCGTGCAATCACATGCAATAACGATGCGGTCTAGCGATAGATCAAGGGCTAATGCCAATGCTTCGCGGCATGCCAGTGCTTCCAACGTCGCTGGTTTTGCTATGTCCCTGAAGACCATAGCTGAAGAACTAAAAAAATTCTGAATGATCGCAACACACCAGTTGCCCCGCTCCTTCCATTTCTAGCCAGCCCACCATCAACTTGGATCTTGACCACTCCCACACCCGATGCTCTCCAATGACTCGCGCTTTGCTTCGCACCCAGTGGTGCAACTTGCGCACCAGGACTACCAGGTTCCACAATTGTATTTAGCTATGCtatatagttcatcacaaaagcATGTGTCACAACGGACTTTGCAAAACTCCCTCATGTATAACTTTACGGTGAGCTGCCCAGATCGCCCAAAGGGTGACGACCAGCTTTATGAGACTAGCATGCGGTAGACCATCTATAAGTGAAAATAACCACAACTTAGCATGTGGTTCCTCTGAACCTTAGACATACTCGGCCACATCCTTATCTACTAGTGCCCACATGCGCCATGCTGTTGAGCAACCCAACAGTGAATGATGTCAAGAGTCTGGCATCCCACATAACTGACACTTATTCTCCTCAGCCATGTTCCTATTGTGTCTAAGATCCTCAGTAGTGATTGAGTGTTTGGCAAGCCTCCAAAGAAAATTACGGATCTTCCACGGCACCTTAACCGACCACAAAGAGGTCTAACTATTCTCATGTGCTTCATAATCCAAACTTCCCATATAGCCAATCTTCTCTCATTCTCTTTATCTCAACTAACATGCGATAAGCCGATCTCACTGTGAACATACCATTATTCTCAAAATTCCATGCCCAGAAATCGTCCATCCGCCGAGTGCAAATAGGGATACTTAGGACCGTACACTTGTCCGCCACCAGAAAGGTTTGATCGACGATATCCCTCCTCCAAGTAGCACTTGTATTATTTATATCTATGAGTTCATTTACAatcgcgcgggggggggggggggggtgccacCTCTTcctgtggggggggggggggggggggggggggtcatcaCCTATTCTCCTTATGAAAGTTTGGCACATGGCATCCCTCCCTTCCATGATAGCAACGCCACACCTGCGAGGGTCGGCTGCCTAGCTCAGTGAAAGTATCTTTCCACTCAAGTAGTATATCGCCTTAAGCATACGTGCATACAAAGAGCTCGGATGCCGTAGTAACCTCCACGACTGCCGCCCAAAAAGGGCAAGGTTAAACAGTTCAAAATCTCGGAATCCTAGCCCTCTCATAAATTTTGGTTGAGTCATGGTCTTCTATGTT
Coding sequences within it:
- the LOC125531513 gene encoding putative polyol transporter 1; translated protein: MASAALPAAAAAAVEPKKKSNFKYACTCALSASMATVVLGYDVGVMSGASLYIKEDLRLTDVQVEIMMGILSVYALLGSFAGARTSDWIGRRYTVIIAAAIFFAGSLVMGFAVNYVMFMFGRFVCGMGVGFAIMVAPVYTAEVAPASTRGLLTSFTEVFINVGILLGYVSNFAFARLPHHINWRIMLGIGAVPSALLALMVLGMPESPRWLVMKGRLADARVVLEKTSDTPEEAVERLDQIKAAAGIPRDLDGDVVAVPKRKGGDEKQVWKELIFSPTPVMRRILLAALGVHFFQQATGSDSVVLYSPRVFKSAGITGDNHLLGVTCAMGVTKTLFILLATFQIDRVGRRPLLLTSTAGMLVCLIGLGTGLTVVGQHPDEKITWAVGLCIASTLAYVSFFSMGLGPITSVYVSEVFPLRVRALGFALGVACNRVTSAAISMTFLSLSKAITIGGSFFLYAGLAALGWLYFYAFVPETRGQPLEDIGKLFGMKDAAVEDDDTATKDKQVKAAVEMN